One part of the Flavobacterium johnsoniae UW101 genome encodes these proteins:
- a CDS encoding DUF4256 domain-containing protein: MSQTNKLSSEQQESLLNVLEKRFENNKHRHQNIEWEKVLLKLKANPEKLWSLDEMERTEGEPDVVGFDEKTNEYIFYDCAAESPKGRRSICYDHEALEKRKENKPKDSAINMAQEMGIQILNEEEYRNLQKLGKFDTKTSSWILTPVNIRKLGGAIFSDFRYDTVFVYHNGADSYYAARGFRGSLKV; encoded by the coding sequence ATGAGTCAAACAAATAAATTGTCATCAGAACAACAGGAATCATTATTGAATGTTTTAGAAAAACGTTTCGAAAATAATAAACATCGTCATCAAAATATAGAGTGGGAAAAAGTTCTGTTAAAACTAAAAGCTAATCCTGAAAAACTTTGGTCTCTTGACGAAATGGAAAGAACTGAAGGCGAGCCGGATGTTGTAGGTTTTGATGAAAAAACAAATGAATATATCTTTTATGATTGTGCTGCAGAAAGCCCAAAAGGCCGCAGAAGTATTTGTTACGATCACGAAGCATTAGAAAAAAGAAAAGAAAATAAGCCCAAAGACAGTGCCATAAATATGGCACAGGAAATGGGAATTCAAATTTTGAATGAAGAAGAATATCGAAACCTTCAAAAACTTGGAAAATTTGATACAAAAACTTCAAGCTGGATTTTAACTCCTGTAAATATTAGAAAACTTGGCGGTGCGATTTTTTCAGATTTTCGTTATGATACTGTTTTTGTGTATCATAATGGTGCCGATTCGTATTATGCCGCAAGAGGTTTTCGCGGTTCATTAAAAGTTTAA
- a CDS encoding ABC transporter permease — MNLEYFIAKRLITVKDYKSSISAPIIKIAISAIAIGIIMMIVSVATGIGLQQKIREKVSAFNGQIIISNYDNNNSEITLIPISKKQDFYPKFKSVPEVSHIQAIASKAGIIRTENAFEGIVFKGVGADYNWNNIKEYLVEGRLPDFSKSLNEEVIISRFLADRLNLKLGDSFNTFFVKEEQGKLPNIRRFKIAGIFSSGFQDFDASYIIGDIRHIQRINKWNADQIGAFEVFVKDFTQIKETGNHIYEQIPSNLDTKTITEKYNYIFDWLQLFDFNIVVILGIMILVATINMVVALLVLILERTQMIGILKALGADNWTVRKVFLYNAFYLIVRGLFWGNLIGISLLLIQQQFGIVHLNPENYYVNQAPVYLNWTYIVLLNLLTITVCFLVLLIPSYLITKISPVKAIRFD; from the coding sequence TTGAATTTAGAATACTTTATAGCAAAAAGACTCATCACTGTCAAGGATTACAAAAGCAGTATATCGGCACCAATTATTAAAATTGCTATTTCCGCAATTGCAATTGGTATAATTATGATGATTGTTTCTGTAGCAACCGGAATTGGGTTGCAGCAAAAAATACGCGAAAAAGTTTCAGCGTTCAACGGTCAGATTATTATTTCGAATTACGATAATAACAATTCTGAAATAACTTTAATTCCCATTTCAAAAAAACAAGACTTTTATCCCAAATTTAAATCTGTTCCAGAGGTAAGCCATATTCAGGCAATCGCTAGTAAAGCAGGAATAATTAGAACAGAAAATGCTTTTGAAGGAATTGTTTTTAAAGGCGTAGGAGCAGATTACAATTGGAACAATATAAAAGAGTATTTAGTAGAAGGCAGACTGCCGGATTTTTCTAAATCACTAAATGAAGAAGTTATTATATCAAGATTTCTTGCAGACAGGCTTAATTTAAAACTAGGAGACAGTTTTAATACCTTTTTTGTAAAAGAAGAACAAGGAAAACTGCCTAATATCCGCAGATTTAAAATTGCAGGAATTTTTAGTTCGGGATTTCAGGATTTTGATGCATCATATATAATAGGAGATATTCGACACATTCAGAGAATTAATAAATGGAATGCAGATCAAATTGGAGCTTTTGAAGTTTTTGTAAAAGACTTTACTCAAATTAAAGAAACAGGAAATCATATTTACGAACAAATTCCTTCAAATCTTGACACAAAAACAATAACAGAAAAGTACAATTATATTTTTGACTGGCTTCAGCTCTTTGATTTTAATATAGTTGTTATTCTTGGAATAATGATTTTAGTAGCTACAATTAATATGGTTGTCGCTTTGTTAGTTCTTATTTTAGAGCGGACACAAATGATAGGAATTTTAAAAGCCCTGGGAGCTGATAACTGGACGGTTCGAAAAGTTTTTTTATACAATGCATTCTATCTAATTGTTCGAGGTTTGTTTTGGGGGAATTTAATTGGAATTTCATTGCTCTTAATCCAGCAGCAATTTGGGATTGTTCATCTTAATCCCGAAAACTACTATGTGAACCAGGCACCGGTATATTTAAACTGGACATATATAGTATTGTTGAACTTGCTGACTATAACTGTATGTTTCCTCGTATTATTAATTCCTTCTTATTTAATAACAAAAATCTCTCCTGTAAAAGCAATTCGCTTCGATTGA
- a CDS encoding YkgJ family cysteine cluster protein, with amino-acid sequence MKQILNNLNKLAKDKHIENKKYFDKLKKKQPKNLDYVMQDLHDAEFKKTDCLQCANCCKTTGPLFTLADIERISKSFRQKPQQFIEQYLRIDEDKDYVLKSVPCTFLDSENYCMIYDVRPKACREFPHTDRKKFHQISDLTLKNVAICPAAYNIVEEMKKKLPL; translated from the coding sequence TTGAAACAAATTTTAAATAACTTAAATAAGTTAGCCAAAGATAAGCATATCGAAAACAAAAAGTATTTTGATAAGCTGAAAAAGAAACAGCCAAAGAATTTAGATTATGTTATGCAGGACCTGCATGATGCAGAATTTAAAAAAACGGATTGTTTACAATGCGCCAATTGCTGTAAAACAACTGGGCCCTTATTTACTTTGGCAGATATTGAAAGAATTTCGAAATCTTTCAGGCAAAAACCACAGCAGTTTATTGAACAATATCTTCGTATTGATGAAGATAAGGATTATGTTTTAAAAAGTGTTCCATGCACTTTTTTAGACAGCGAGAATTATTGTATGATTTATGATGTAAGACCAAAAGCCTGTCGCGAGTTTCCGCATACAGACCGCAAAAAATTTCATCAAATTTCTGATTTGACTTTAAAGAATGTTGCCATTTGTCCGGCGGCTTATAATATAGTAGAAGAAATGAAAAAGAAACTGCCGCTTTAA
- a CDS encoding class I SAM-dependent methyltransferase has protein sequence MKDLFGKAMYDFQTNNSPEDIITETSISEEDEMSVEYLFRSYDEMPKIEQKALQLATGKILDVGCGAGSHSLSLQNDRNLDVVSIDISEKAIETCRLRGLKNTQVQNVLDFEGEKFDTILLLMNGTGIFGKLENCNKYLSKLKSLLNPSGQILIDSSDIIYMFDEDEDGGKWIPSETEYYGELTFTISYKGEKEETFDWLYLDYNTLQNAAIANGLKCELIMEGEHYDYLAKLSI, from the coding sequence ATGAAAGATCTTTTTGGGAAAGCAATGTATGATTTCCAAACTAATAATTCTCCAGAAGATATTATTACCGAAACTTCAATTTCTGAAGAAGATGAAATGAGTGTCGAATATTTATTCCGCTCATATGATGAAATGCCAAAAATCGAACAAAAAGCTCTACAATTAGCCACAGGGAAAATTTTAGACGTTGGCTGCGGTGCCGGAAGCCATAGTTTATCATTGCAAAACGACCGTAATTTAGATGTTGTTTCAATTGATATTTCTGAAAAAGCAATTGAAACCTGCAGGCTTCGTGGTTTAAAAAATACTCAGGTTCAAAATGTATTAGATTTTGAAGGCGAAAAATTTGACACGATTCTTTTATTAATGAACGGAACTGGAATTTTTGGGAAATTAGAAAACTGTAACAAGTATTTATCAAAATTGAAATCGCTTCTAAATCCAAGCGGACAGATTTTAATTGACAGCTCTGATATTATCTATATGTTTGATGAAGATGAAGACGGCGGAAAATGGATTCCATCAGAAACAGAATATTATGGAGAACTTACTTTTACCATATCTTATAAAGGTGAAAAAGAAGAAACTTTTGACTGGTTATACCTCGATTATAATACACTTCAAAATGCGGCCATAGCAAATGGATTGAAATGTGAGCTTATTATGGAAGGTGAACATTATGATTATCTGGCTAAACTTTCAATTTAA
- a CDS encoding YfiT family bacillithiol transferase — MENLDLEKLKYPIGKFNAPNEYSSEYISDKIREIAALPEKLRNETFDLNEEQLDTPYRPDGWTVRQVIHHCAESHMNCYIRLKWALTENNPIIKPYDEKLWSEMPDSLSMPIAPTLSLLEGLHFRLSYIMKNLSENDLEKSFIHPENNSEYRIKQIIGMYAWHGNHHLAHITNLKKHKNWK, encoded by the coding sequence ATGGAAAATCTAGATTTAGAAAAATTAAAATATCCAATAGGAAAGTTTAATGCTCCTAATGAATATTCGTCTGAATATATTTCAGATAAAATCAGAGAAATAGCGGCTCTTCCTGAAAAATTAAGAAATGAGACATTTGATCTAAACGAGGAACAATTAGATACTCCATATCGTCCTGATGGCTGGACAGTACGTCAAGTAATTCATCATTGCGCCGAAAGCCATATGAATTGTTACATTAGATTAAAATGGGCTTTAACCGAAAATAATCCGATTATAAAACCTTATGATGAAAAATTGTGGTCTGAAATGCCTGATAGTTTATCGATGCCAATTGCTCCAACATTGAGTTTACTGGAAGGATTACATTTTAGATTATCTTATATAATGAAAAATCTATCAGAAAATGATCTTGAAAAATCATTTATTCATCCTGAAAATAATTCCGAATACCGAATCAAACAAATTATCGGTATGTATGCGTGGCACGGAAATCATCATTTAGCACACATCACCAATTTAAAAAAACACAAAAACTGGAAATAA
- a CDS encoding 7-carboxy-7-deazaguanine synthase QueE, translating to MLPKEIQLEVNKGAMLPLMEEFYTIQGEGFHTGTAAYFIRIGGCDVGCHWCDVKESWNAELHPPTNIDIIVNNASSYANTVVVTGGEPLTWDMTLLTQQLKDKNLKVHIETSGAYPLSGTWDWICLSPKKNKLPTPDVYANAHELKVIIYNKHDFIFAEEQAELVNDNAILFLQPEWSKKEEMTPLIVDYVMNNPKWRVSLQTHKYLNIP from the coding sequence ATGTTACCAAAAGAAATACAATTAGAAGTAAATAAAGGAGCGATGCTGCCTTTGATGGAGGAATTTTATACCATTCAGGGTGAAGGTTTTCATACCGGAACTGCTGCTTACTTCATTAGAATTGGAGGCTGCGATGTGGGGTGTCATTGGTGTGATGTGAAAGAAAGCTGGAATGCAGAACTGCACCCGCCGACTAATATCGATATAATTGTAAATAATGCTTCAAGTTATGCTAATACAGTTGTAGTTACCGGTGGGGAACCGCTTACATGGGATATGACTTTGTTAACACAGCAGTTAAAAGATAAAAACTTAAAAGTTCATATTGAAACCTCCGGGGCTTATCCATTATCTGGAACCTGGGACTGGATTTGTCTTTCACCAAAGAAAAATAAACTTCCAACACCTGATGTCTACGCTAATGCGCATGAATTAAAAGTGATTATCTATAATAAGCATGATTTTATTTTTGCCGAAGAACAAGCAGAGCTGGTAAATGATAATGCTATTTTATTCCTTCAGCCGGAATGGAGTAAAAAAGAAGAAATGACGCCGCTGATTGTAGATTATGTTATGAATAATCCTAAATGGAGAGTTTCTCTTCAAACTCATAAATATCTAAACATTCCTTAA
- a CDS encoding tetratricopeptide repeat protein → MNKFKIFSLALVATASVAKAQDIKEAKKAIDAEQFQKAKSLLKSIIKAKPSDGEANFVLGNVYLNQSVVDSAKIYFLNGIEASDKKNLNYIGLGQLDLDNKNVAGAQANFALATKDIKRKDVDEFIYIGKAYMNSVHPDYNNAIASLKKALAIDPQNATALLAIGDAYYGANNQNEAYKSYRDAFTADPTLLRAKMQLGVLLKGAKSYDEAIKAFNEVIALNASYGPVYRELAETYYKWGRNKPSTAKVNLQNAITNYEKYLSLTDYSLDSKMRHADFLILVKDYKSLETVANKMIAEDKVNPRIFRYLGYAAYENGNVDVAIKSLEDYIKNPSNKVIGSDYMYLGLAKIKKGTNAEGAVDQASFDAGIANIKKAVELEPLVVEELGDYGKELFGKKQWAQAAAIYELSSSNSESKNYLTDNVYYGISLYYANLDKKATTPEVAADLAKADAAFDRVLVASPSYDEAYLYKGRIGNLLEKEDQIVKNYETYVANITAKGAEELAKPATVKKIVEAYNSIGASYANTDKAKAIEYFNKTLVLDPTNAYASQSVKALK, encoded by the coding sequence ATGAATAAATTTAAAATTTTTAGTCTTGCCTTAGTTGCTACAGCCTCTGTTGCAAAAGCGCAGGATATCAAAGAAGCTAAAAAGGCAATTGATGCTGAGCAATTTCAAAAAGCAAAGTCGTTGCTTAAATCAATCATCAAAGCAAAACCATCTGATGGAGAAGCTAATTTTGTTTTAGGAAACGTATATTTAAATCAAAGCGTTGTTGATTCTGCTAAGATTTATTTTTTAAATGGAATAGAAGCATCTGACAAGAAAAACTTAAACTACATTGGTTTAGGCCAGTTAGATCTAGATAATAAAAATGTTGCTGGAGCTCAGGCTAATTTTGCTTTGGCTACAAAAGACATAAAGCGTAAAGATGTAGATGAATTCATTTACATTGGAAAAGCTTACATGAACTCAGTGCATCCTGATTATAACAATGCGATTGCAAGTTTAAAGAAAGCATTGGCAATTGATCCTCAAAATGCAACAGCGCTTTTAGCTATTGGAGATGCATATTACGGAGCTAACAATCAAAACGAAGCTTACAAATCTTACCGTGATGCTTTCACTGCAGATCCTACACTTTTAAGAGCAAAAATGCAATTAGGAGTTTTATTAAAAGGAGCAAAATCGTATGATGAAGCTATTAAAGCTTTCAATGAAGTAATTGCCTTAAACGCTAGTTATGGTCCAGTTTACAGAGAATTAGCTGAAACATACTACAAATGGGGAAGAAACAAACCTTCTACAGCTAAAGTTAACTTGCAAAATGCAATTACAAACTACGAAAAATACTTGAGCTTAACAGATTATTCTTTAGATTCTAAAATGCGTCACGCAGATTTCTTAATCTTGGTTAAAGATTACAAAAGCTTAGAAACTGTAGCAAACAAAATGATTGCTGAAGATAAAGTAAATCCTAGAATTTTCAGATATTTAGGATATGCTGCTTACGAAAACGGAAATGTTGATGTAGCTATTAAATCTCTTGAAGATTATATCAAAAATCCTTCTAACAAAGTGATCGGAAGTGATTATATGTATTTAGGACTTGCTAAAATCAAAAAAGGAACTAATGCTGAAGGAGCAGTAGATCAGGCTTCATTTGATGCAGGTATTGCTAATATTAAAAAAGCTGTTGAATTAGAGCCATTAGTAGTTGAAGAACTTGGAGATTATGGTAAAGAATTATTCGGTAAAAAGCAATGGGCACAAGCGGCGGCTATTTATGAATTAAGTTCGTCTAATTCAGAATCAAAAAACTATTTGACTGATAATGTTTACTACGGTATCTCTCTTTATTATGCCAATTTAGATAAAAAAGCGACTACGCCAGAAGTAGCAGCTGATTTAGCTAAAGCAGATGCTGCTTTCGACAGAGTTTTAGTAGCTTCTCCTTCTTATGATGAAGCTTACCTTTACAAAGGACGAATAGGTAACTTATTAGAGAAAGAAGACCAGATTGTTAAAAACTACGAAACGTACGTTGCTAACATTACAGCTAAAGGTGCTGAAGAATTAGCAAAACCAGCTACAGTTAAGAAAATAGTTGAAGCATACAATAGTATTGGTGCTAGTTATGCAAATACTGATAAAGCTAAAGCAATTGAATATTTTAATAAAACTTTAGTTTTAGATCCAACAAATGCTTACGCTTCTCAATCTGTGAAAGCTTTAAAATAA
- a CDS encoding PstS family phosphate ABC transporter substrate-binding protein: MLKYSKFLGLVIFVFLFAMCNQKSKSESNKETILKGALDVTVDETVKPIVDDQVAVFEGTYYSAKITVIPKSEAELINDLLNQKAKVVVTARDLTTEEIARFEKSKIKPRVTPFAKDAIAFISNKSNNDTLIALKTVIDFIQGKKDTGIKGLVFDNPNSSTVRYMKELAKVKDLPTENVFSFKTNDEVIKFVSENNGMIGVVGVNWLSQPSPNMVDVVKKINVLSVKGLNDDKYYSPTQNDLAEVKYPLARDLFIINCQGYNGLGMGFGSFIAGDIGQRIVLKSGLLPVRTPGRKLQIRNKLLKDNE; the protein is encoded by the coding sequence ATGCTAAAATATAGTAAGTTTTTAGGTTTGGTTATTTTTGTTTTTTTGTTTGCCATGTGCAACCAAAAAAGTAAGAGTGAATCTAATAAAGAAACCATTTTAAAAGGGGCATTAGATGTTACAGTTGACGAAACTGTTAAACCAATCGTTGATGATCAGGTTGCTGTTTTTGAAGGAACTTATTATAGTGCAAAAATTACAGTTATACCAAAATCTGAAGCAGAGTTAATAAATGATTTATTGAATCAGAAAGCTAAAGTGGTTGTTACAGCAAGGGATTTGACTACAGAAGAAATCGCAAGATTTGAAAAAAGTAAAATAAAACCCCGCGTTACTCCTTTTGCAAAAGATGCGATTGCTTTTATTTCAAACAAAAGCAATAATGATACATTAATTGCGTTGAAAACGGTAATTGATTTCATACAGGGTAAAAAAGATACAGGAATTAAAGGTCTTGTGTTTGATAATCCAAACTCTAGTACAGTTCGATATATGAAAGAACTGGCGAAAGTTAAAGATCTTCCAACAGAAAATGTTTTCTCTTTCAAGACAAATGATGAAGTAATTAAATTTGTTTCAGAAAATAACGGAATGATTGGTGTTGTTGGAGTTAATTGGTTGTCACAGCCGTCCCCTAATATGGTTGATGTTGTGAAGAAAATTAATGTTTTAAGTGTAAAAGGACTTAATGATGATAAATACTATAGTCCTACACAAAATGACCTTGCCGAAGTAAAATATCCTTTGGCACGTGATTTGTTTATTATAAATTGCCAAGGGTATAATGGCTTAGGAATGGGATTTGGTTCATTCATAGCCGGAGACATTGGACAGAGAATAGTTTTGAAATCGGGGTTGCTGCCAGTAAGAACGCCTGGAAGAAAACTTCAAATTAGAAACAAACTTTTAAAAGATAACGAATAA
- a CDS encoding energy transducer TonB — protein MKLDIIKNQWLDIVFEGRNKIYGAYELRKSNGKTTVKALILGSIFFSFAIAAPLIASYLPDSTEEDTNTDIKIATVKLPPKPKEEIKPNQPPPPPPPPKVDQVKFVKPVVAKANEVTEDPPKIEELKDKKVGSETIKGDPDAVLTVDEPVGKGPVSQVVEEDNSVYNTAGIEVKPDFPGGMDKFYKFVGNNYKTPEEEGLKGKVYVTFVVEKDGSLTDIKVLRDIGYGTGAEAIRVLKKCPKWTPGEQNGKKVRVLYSLPITIQSAE, from the coding sequence ATGAAATTAGATATTATAAAAAATCAGTGGCTTGATATCGTATTCGAAGGACGTAATAAGATATATGGAGCATACGAGCTGAGAAAATCAAACGGTAAAACTACGGTAAAAGCACTTATCTTAGGTTCTATCTTTTTTAGCTTTGCTATTGCTGCTCCTCTTATTGCGAGTTATTTGCCAGATTCTACTGAAGAAGATACAAATACAGATATTAAGATTGCAACGGTAAAATTACCTCCTAAACCAAAAGAGGAAATTAAACCTAATCAACCGCCACCACCGCCGCCACCACCAAAAGTGGATCAGGTGAAGTTCGTAAAACCGGTTGTTGCTAAAGCAAACGAAGTTACCGAAGATCCTCCAAAAATTGAGGAACTTAAAGATAAGAAAGTAGGTTCTGAAACTATCAAAGGAGATCCAGATGCAGTTTTAACTGTAGATGAGCCAGTAGGTAAAGGACCAGTTTCTCAGGTAGTAGAAGAAGATAACAGTGTATATAACACAGCTGGTATCGAAGTAAAACCTGATTTCCCTGGAGGGATGGATAAATTCTACAAATTCGTAGGAAACAACTATAAAACTCCAGAAGAAGAAGGTCTTAAAGGTAAAGTTTACGTTACTTTTGTAGTTGAAAAAGACGGTTCATTAACCGACATTAAAGTTTTAAGGGATATCGGTTACGGTACAGGAGCAGAAGCAATTCGTGTTCTTAAAAAATGTCCAAAATGGACTCCCGGCGAGCAAAATGGTAAAAAAGTGAGAGTACTTTACTCTTTACCTATTACTATTCAATCTGCAGAATAA
- a CDS encoding ExbD/TolR family protein produces the protein MAELNTGDGGGGKGGKVRSKKQSSKVDLTAMVDLAFLLITFFMLTTSLSKPQSMDLSLPDKDPKNDEKPVKVDENRTMTVMLGENNKLTYYMGLLESPIAGPKDISYGKDGIRRELLKRKKSVLEYSAGLGKPKNGIIVIIKPTKKSTYRNLVDMLDEMAITGVDTYAIVPEFTPEETKLIDKK, from the coding sequence ATGGCTGAATTAAATACCGGCGACGGTGGTGGCGGAAAAGGTGGCAAGGTAAGAAGCAAAAAGCAAAGTTCTAAAGTCGATTTAACGGCTATGGTGGATTTGGCATTCTTATTGATCACATTCTTTATGCTAACCACATCGTTGTCAAAACCTCAATCGATGGATTTGTCATTGCCAGATAAAGATCCTAAAAACGATGAAAAACCTGTTAAGGTTGATGAGAATCGTACTATGACAGTGATGTTAGGTGAAAATAATAAACTGACTTATTATATGGGATTATTGGAGTCTCCTATTGCAGGACCAAAAGATATCTCATACGGTAAAGATGGTATCCGTAGAGAATTGCTTAAAAGAAAAAAATCTGTTTTGGAATACTCTGCTGGTTTAGGGAAACCTAAAAACGGAATTATTGTTATTATTAAGCCAACAAAAAAATCAACTTACCGTAATTTAGTTGATATGCTGGATGAAATGGCAATTACTGGAGTAGATACTTATGCAATTGTTCCTGAATTTACACCAGAGGAGACTAAATTGATAGATAAAAAATAA
- a CDS encoding ExbD/TolR family protein, whose protein sequence is MAKIKMKKKSTSTDMTAMCDVAFLLLTFFILTATAKVPEALPVDMPSSTVQSKLPDSDLAIITIGQGKDGKSKVFFDIKGREIRKKTLEGMGAKFGVTFSEQDKEKFALMDDFGVPITSLKQIIDMKAADRTKAEQPGIPIDSLDNQLKEWLLVSRRATIDLDDKELQIAIKGDAKEQYPQIKKIMDILQDQKINSFNLVTGMRGKDF, encoded by the coding sequence ATGGCTAAAATAAAAATGAAAAAGAAGTCAACGTCGACAGATATGACTGCGATGTGTGATGTTGCGTTCCTTTTGCTTACGTTCTTTATCTTGACCGCTACTGCTAAGGTGCCTGAGGCACTTCCTGTAGATATGCCTTCTTCTACTGTTCAAAGTAAATTACCAGATTCTGATTTGGCAATTATTACAATAGGTCAAGGAAAAGACGGGAAAAGTAAAGTGTTTTTTGATATCAAAGGAAGAGAGATTCGTAAAAAAACTCTTGAAGGGATGGGAGCAAAATTCGGTGTAACTTTTTCAGAACAGGATAAAGAAAAATTTGCTTTAATGGATGACTTCGGTGTGCCAATTACAAGTTTAAAGCAAATCATCGACATGAAAGCGGCTGATAGAACTAAAGCAGAACAACCTGGAATTCCAATCGATTCTTTAGATAATCAATTAAAAGAGTGGCTTTTAGTTTCAAGAAGAGCTACAATCGACCTTGATGATAAAGAATTGCAGATTGCAATAAAAGGAGATGCTAAAGAACAATATCCACAAATCAAAAAGATTATGGATATTTTACAAGATCAAAAAATCAATTCCTTTAACCTAGTTACAGGAATGAGAGGAAAAGATTTTTAA
- a CDS encoding MotA/TolQ/ExbB proton channel family protein, translated as MANVKVKKESTSNGGGMITGIIIVACILVGIVIWKFVMGSPANFEGGNPETGHPINTLGMVYKGGFIVPALLGMFLMVVVFSIERFTVISKAAGKANLDKFMTSVQGSIKEGNIEAAIAACDKQQGSVANAIKSALIKYQDVKKEGFNSEEASEVIHKEIEEATSLEMPMLEKNMTIISTLVSLGTLGGLLGTVSGMIKAFGALASAGTPDQAALATGISEALINTATGISTSVLAIISYNFFTAKIDDLTYSIDEAGTTIVNTYRRFRGSLRQ; from the coding sequence ATGGCAAACGTTAAAGTTAAAAAAGAGAGCACTTCAAATGGGGGAGGAATGATTACAGGGATCATTATTGTAGCGTGTATCTTAGTTGGGATTGTAATTTGGAAATTCGTGATGGGTTCTCCTGCTAACTTCGAGGGAGGAAATCCAGAAACTGGTCACCCAATCAACACTTTAGGAATGGTATACAAAGGAGGATTCATTGTACCTGCATTATTGGGTATGTTTTTAATGGTTGTTGTTTTTTCTATTGAAAGATTTACAGTTATCAGCAAAGCTGCTGGAAAAGCTAACCTAGACAAATTTATGACAAGCGTTCAAGGAAGTATTAAAGAAGGAAACATCGAAGCTGCTATCGCTGCATGTGACAAACAACAAGGTTCAGTTGCAAACGCAATTAAATCTGCTTTAATTAAATACCAAGACGTTAAAAAAGAAGGATTCAACAGTGAAGAAGCTTCAGAAGTAATCCACAAAGAAATTGAAGAGGCAACTTCATTAGAAATGCCAATGTTAGAGAAAAACATGACTATCATCTCTACTTTAGTATCTTTAGGTACATTAGGAGGATTATTAGGAACTGTATCTGGTATGATTAAAGCGTTTGGTGCGTTAGCTTCTGCTGGTACTCCAGATCAGGCTGCTCTTGCAACAGGTATCTCTGAGGCACTTATCAACACTGCAACAGGTATCTCTACATCTGTATTAGCGATCATCTCTTACAACTTCTTTACTGCTAAAATTGACGATTTAACTTACTCTATCGATGAGGCTGGTACTACAATCGTGAATACTTACAGAAGATTCAGAGGAAGTTTAAGACAATAA